gccttGTCTCGCCCTGCAGGCAGCTTAGTGCCGCAGGTGATGGTGAGACCGCAGGACCCAGCCGCTCCTGGTGAGCAGGGGGGGGTCTCCTGGTGTGCCAGCTCTCCTTGGGGATCCAGCAACAcagagcagcccccaggcaggggctgaggtCTCCTCTTCAGGTTCTGCAAGCCACCCAACCAGCATCCCTCCAGCTCCCACCATTGCTGGGCATGGGCAGCTCCTGTCCTTCAAAGCAAGACGTGGGGTGGCTCTTGCTACAGgcagtggcagtgctgggtcAGCCAAAAGCACATtgcccccagctccaggcatCGTCAATCTGATGGGGACAAGCAAGCCACCATcaaacagcagcactgctccCAAGCAGGCTGTGTAAGTGTCCGGAGTGGctcagggcagcagccctggagaGATGATCCTGAGAACAACTGTCCCTGTGCAAGAGCGGACCACAGCCAAgacacccatgggtgctgctgatGCACTGAGAGGTGTCCCCCCAGCACCAGGTAGAGGTCTGTCCCTGACAGTGGCACGTGTCCCAGCCACTCAGCCAGTGTTGGAGACAGAAGCATCTCCTTCAGTCTGTCAAATTGACTGGTGCTAATGAGTTGGTGCAGCTGGGCAACTCTGTCACTACAGAGGGAATGCCAAGGACAGAATGGACCACAGTGCCATTGCTCCCCCAGGACAAGCACAGGACAGGGACATCAACCCCCAGCATCAGCAAGAGCTTTCTAGAGCCATATGGAACTGCCATGCTCCCATCCCAGGAGGTCACACCAGGGCTGGACAAGGCCACTTCACCTCCAGAGAGCTCAACCATCATCTCTGAGGACTTGGACAACACCATGAAGCCAGCAGAAGCCCCAGCTAGCCCTGCCACTGGCATCTCCAGGGGTCTCCCCTACGCAGACACAGAGGGGGTCAGGATGGCAGCCCCACCATCTGCAGACACCACAAATGCATCCCTGGCAAAAGTCACATTTCCTTCTTCCACCATTGGCATCAGTGAAGCTACAGAGCCAGGGACAAGTGCCTTATCCAACACAGACCACAGTACCTCCCAGGACCCCCCTGTGTCCTCCCTTCAGCCACCTCCATCACAGCTCTTTGGTGGTGCTAAACCAGGCACAGGAGAGCAGCTTCTCCCCAGCTACAGCACaaaccccagcactgctggagatGAACTCCCTGCTGTCACCCAGCCCCAGGCCCCTGCATTACCTCTGGCCACACCAGCTACAGTGATGGATGTCACTGCTGCAGAACATGTCCCCACCACATTGTTCCAAGCTCTGGGAAGCACCAGTTctgagctggtggctgccaGGAGAGAGCCCAGTGCCAGAGCCATGGCAGACACCACTTCCCTGGAGACCAAGGCCACTCAAATGGGACTCCCCATGGGGCTGTCCCCCTACACTGTTCATGATGGCCCTGGTGGCCCTTCTTCAGGAACCTCTGTGCACTCCACGGGGTCTTCGCTCTCCCAAATCCCCTCAGCAGACCCTGGAGCCACAATGACAGAAGTAGCTGCCAGCGGATTCACTCCAGTCAGACACAGTGTGACCATGTCCTTGTCCCCCATGGGTGCTAGTGGAGCAAAGCCAGATGGTGCCCCTCAAGCTGATGCTGCACCAACATCTTCCCTTGGTGGACATGGCACTGGGACCAGACCAGCCACCCATCTATCCTCCCTTGTTAGCAACACTCCGGTTAGTGAAGCAGGCATGGGAACAGTATCACTGGCCAGTAGCAATGCCACCACAATGCTGAGGGACATGAGAATCACCCTAGCTGTGCCTAAAGCATCTGATGGCCACAGCCAACCTGGTCCTATTGTTTGCTCAGCACCCCTAGGCACTGGTGTCACCCCTGGACCTGCATCAGCTCCATCACTCCAGGCTGGGCCCCAACATagagcagctccaggggcagAGAGATGgtcacccagccctgcaccagGCATTGGCACAGCTGTGCCTGGCACCTCTGAGGCAGCCAGAGCAGTCACTGCCCCCGTGGTATTATGAGCAGGTGTCCCCCCTTTCTTGGAAGGCCAACCCTTTCCAGAGATGGCTGCAGTGGTGTCCCCCTCCAGCACTCCTCCAGAGACAGCAGCAAGCATATCCCCACTGTCCTTGGCTACCCAACCACCAGTGATAAGTGCTTCAGGTGATCCCTGTCCTGATGGCACCACCTCAGGGCAAGTGGTGGAGATGGCATCCCCAGAGGCGGGCAAAAAGGAGGACCCAGGTGCCACTGCAGCTCCTGTTCTGGGGACtggtgcagcaggagcagccacaTGTCTGTCTCCAATACCACTGGCACTAGCCCAGCCACCATGCCAGCCACCAACATCTCCACCAGCAACACCACCCTATCAGCCACCTCAGCCATCAGGGAGACCTTCACAGTGAGTGAGGCCACCACAGCTGCGCCATCTGCCATGACAAAGGCCACCAGCAGTGCCCTGTTCTCTGCTGTCACACACAACACAGCAGGTGGAGACCAGCACCCTGTCCTATCCCCAGCAACTCCTACTCCCACTATAGAGACAACTGCCAGGTCCTGGCATGTCCTtggtcccagccctgctgctgtggtgcctggctccccccagcccagcctgcacGGCCCAGCAGAGGAGCCAGTGACAGACCCCTCAGCTGCCCCtagtgctggtgctgcaggggggAAAGAAGATGGACGGGTCCCCTCGGAGCCAGCAACAGGGGACACTTCTCCCACGACTGTCACCAGCCATGCCCTGGGACAAGCAGAGATTACATCGCCTCCCAGCACCACAACCTTCCTGGGGACATCTGCCAGGGGGCAGAACAGAGTTGTCACCACAGGCAGCACCTTgaccatctctctgggcagcacCATGCACACTGATGCAGGCAGCACAGTAACTGCTGCACCCACAGCCCCAGTGGGCCCAGCCAAGGAAGTGGAAGGTGCCCCAGGCACCATGCCACCAGGGAGTCCAGCAGCCACCACTAGCCCTGCCACTACCCCAGCTCTTGCCTTTGGGACACAGAGGGGACTGGTACCAGCACCAGGAACATCCTCCCACACAACTGCTGGCCACAGAAATCCATCTCCTGAGCCCCAACCCCCCCTTGGGCTCCTGAGTaagtagattttctttttcccaaagCAAAGATCTGGAAGAGGTTGtcagccagcccagcaccatGATGGCTGAAGGTACATCCTTGGTTGAGTTGTCTGTGTTGCATGTTGGGCTGCCAGATTGGTGGGGAAAGGTAAAAGAGCCCAGCTGAGAGCATCCTATTCCAAGTTAAAAACTGGtttaaaaacttatttaaaatgAGTGTAGAATCCATCAGAGTGCTGGTCCAGACAGTGAGTTTTCTATGGCTGTAAGAAAGATGGAACAgatgtgaatattttttctcctttttaattaatttctctcccATGTCAGTGCCAGCAGCCACGCTCTACCCTTTTGGAACAGAGGGAGGAGACCAAGAGTGCATCCAGAGGACAGTGGATTTTAACTCCCCTCTGTTCAAGCCAGAGATTGGGTTCCCCTTTGGAAAGTCACTGAGGGATGCTCTTTATGTGAGTTTCCTCTTCACTGAGCATGTGAGGGATGTTCAACCTCTTTggtagaaaaaacccaacagaaattGAGCAGAAACCAAATTTTATCTgaacattaattttttctgcaatttAAAATGACAGGTCCCTGCTTGCCCAGGGAGGCTAAAAGCCACatgggctgggcaggagctgcctgcgGTGTTGGCAATTAACAAGTTATTTTTGGTTAGTTTACAGATAACGGACAGATCATTTTCCCACCCACGGATAATTACGTTCCCTCCAATCCCAACCCACCTCCCCAGGGCTTCAGTGGCTGGGAGGGTTTGCCAACGGTGGCTGCCTTTTGGGACGACGCAGATTTCTCCCAGGGTGTTGGCACCACCTGGTACCAGGTCAGGTTCATCAAAGATGTTCTCCTGGGAGAGGTGAGCTTCTGGCTCACCCATTAAACCCTTTCTCCTGCCAACCAACAGGAGTACTCCACCCTCAGCTCTATCCAAAACCCTCTTGTCCATGATGTGGAAGCGAAGATTGAGAAATATCTGAAAACCCCCTACATAGCAAAATGGACCTTGAAGGTGACACGGGAGAAGGTTCCAGCATATCCATCCTGGCAGGATGACACTCGGGTGAGCACTAGGGCAGTCAGGTGATGGAGGAAACTGGCACTGGTCCTTTGTCACAAGCTGATTATCTCCTGTGTTTTGGGCCTCACTGCTTCTGTCTGCACTGTGGGGAGGGCAGGGTAGGTTTTGGGGGTGCTAAGGGTGTGCCTTGGTTTTCTCCAGACAAACACCTACCAGGCGGTCCTCACCACCAGCGGGGACCACTCCTTTGCCCTGCTGCTTTACCAGGATGGTGGGATGAGGTGGAACTacacagagctggctgcaggcaACGTGCTGATTGGCTTCTCCAGGTGTTGTGCATATGTGTGGCTGCATTTTGAGACAGCAGGAATTTTGCCCAGCACTATGTCAGGGTTGTTGGAGGAGAGCCCAGGTCCCACGCCTGGAGCAACCTTGTTCTGTTTGAACCCTCTGTCCTGCAAACCACAGCAGTTCTCACCCTAACTCCCCTATGGAGGAGGCAGCTTGCATTGGAATGGTGGCCTCAAACCTCTTCTCTCCACACAGTGGTGATGACTATGCCCAGAATAATCAACTGACTCAAAAGCCACAAGCTGTCAAGTACTGACCTgaccagcacagcagcactggcacTGGTACAGCACCGGGGAGGCCACACGGTGGGTGGGGATAAAGGGAGCCATGTTCTCCACTCCAGGAACATGTCCCCAGTATCTGTATGGCACTGAGGAGCCCTTGGGGTAGGTGGGGATGGTGGGAGCTATGTTCTTCACCAAGAGGTGGAGAGAACAAAGAACAAAGTACAGGTGTCCCATGCCCTGCTGTGGCTTGCCACAGCCACGCTGGCTCTAGAGGGAGCCTGCAGACCTCATCTGAGGTCAACTGCTGGGGATGGTTGTCCCACGGGATTCCCCTTGGCACAAGGTGAGATCCCAGCCAAGATGTGCTGTTCTGTGGTTCCCTAGATGTGTGTGGGCTGTGGATATACAGGCTGGACATTGGGTCCCGGGTGAACTACAGGCTGCAGTGCCTGGAGTGGCTGGACACGGAACCAGCACCGGCCACCTGGAACAACGAGCTGCCACCAtgcccctgctcccagccacaggcagagctggaccTCCGCTACCGCTggagcagaggtgctgagcaTGGGCCCCTACATGGGGTGGTGGGACAGTAAATTGTCCCCTACCACTCAGGGAGCATCCATGATCCCCCTCCACCATTTTAGGGCCAGCAGACCCCTCCATGAGGATGCTGCAAACTGCATCCCCCAGCCCATACGGAGCCGGGGTGCGGTGTCTGTACCGGAAGGGGAGCTTGCTCGAAGGTTGGCAGGAGAGAGTGTGGAGCCTGCCCACCTGCTATGGGGCTGGTAAGTGGGCACCAGAGTTCCCTCACCCTAAAACACCCCATCACTGAGCACTCTGCCAccctccagcacccagctgctTTCCCCACAGATGAGGAACTGGAGGCATTCGACTGGTGCTGCCGGCGTGTGGAGAAGCCTCTCTTCTGTGCCAGGTTTGCTGAGAAGAGGCCCAGGGTGGGCTGCGAGGGATACCTGCCACCCACCCCGGTGAGTCCCCAGGGCTCTATCTTCTCCATGCCAGGGTCCTGAGTGGGTGGCATGGCTGTACAGGGGCCCCATGCATTAGCCACGTTTTGCAGCATCTTGGTGGGGGGCTGATGAGCCCAGAGCAGCACTCGGGGCTGCACTCCTCTGTGCAGTGGCACagacatttgcttttcttccactccTCAAAATGGGTCCATTTCCTTTGGACACCAGCTAGTGCCTTCGGGGACCCCCACATCACCACCTTGGATGGACTCACCTACACCTTCAGTGGGCTTGGTGACtttgtcctgctgctggctAGTGATGCCCGGACCAGCTTCATTCTGCAAGGTCGCACAGCCCAGACTGGCATAGCCCAGGCCACCAACTTTGTGGCCTTTGCTGACCAGTACAACTCCACCACCATGGCAACAGTGAGTAGAAGTCACCTAGGTATCAGTTTGAGTATCTAATGGGACAGACTCACATGGTAGGTTGGGCACCATCTCTGCATCAGGATCCAAGGAGCACCCCTTCTCATTGCCATCTCCTACAACCTCAACAAAATGCTAATAGCACTGGATTGAACTAAGCCTAATGAGTCACAGCTCCAACACCTCTTACCAACTGCCCAGTGAAGTCCCGGAGCTCTGCAGGAACATGGTCTTCTCCATCCTCTTCATAACACATCCTTTGACCCAACCATTGCTCTCCAAGCTGTCAAGGTGCAAGGCTGGGCTGAAAGCACCAGCACCTCCTTGCCTCCAACCCAGCCCTTGGTCCTGATGTAGCATCCATGATCAGGGAAAGTTCAGTGCCCCAAGCCCCCTGTGCTGGTCAGAGGTGTGTCCTGCcccactgccagctccctggagctgggaaacaCTTCTGTTCATTTGCAGGGCAAGAAATTGTGTGTGCTCAACAACTGGGGCTTTTCCCTCTCTAGTAGCCTCCCCTCTGCCATCAAAGCCAGGCACTGAGACCATGCAGGGGCTCCCCCAGATCCCCCTGACATGTCATTCCTTTTCTAACCCCCACCTTCTAGGGCCCAGGAAACCTTCTGGAAGCCACGGTCCTTCTCCTGTGAGTATCTCTTTGCAAACTCCGCCACCCTGGCTCTGCTTCACTCTGGTCTTCTTCAAGCCCTGCTCATCTCCTCCACTCCAGCTCTCATGACTGCAGGACTGGCAGAGGCCCCCCAGCCTCTCTCCCCAGGAATGTGTTGGAAACCACAGCTCCAGACCATCGACCCCTCGGTTCAGGTCTGCCCCATGGTGTTTGtccctggccagggtggaggtTGTGGCCTGGGGACCAGTCTCCTGTCCCAGTGCTACAGAGATGCCCAGGAGCCGTGTCTTCTCCTGGAGCATCAGGGATGGTGTCTGCACTGCTGCCTGAGCTCATAACAAAGAGCAGACACatgcagtgccagcagcacagaatggtcttttccttcttcacagATAAAGATCCAAAGACCCCAGGTCAGACCTCCAAGccagccccaccagcagccctaacctgccaccagcccagccccagctcctgtggGATCACAGAGGAGCCAGACActgcttccagccctgctgcctgctcttggAGCCAGATTTCACCCCAATCCTCTTGGGAGAGGATTTCACCTTCCCCTGAAGAATGGCAAAGGCAACCAGAATAGTCCCTGAGTGTGTCTGCACCAGGGTGTGCTCTGGTGCAATGGAACTGGACCCAGCAGAGCGACCAACAGCAGTGTCAGGTGGGGCAGTGCACCCAGTATAGCCCATTAGGaaacaacataaaataaaacaaagatgaTGAGTAAGTTGCTGCTGAGTAAGTTGCCTGTACCTCACGGTATTCATGTGCCAGTCCTGCTTCCCTGTCACTGAGCTctcacagaataacagaattgTCACAGCTAGGAAACACCTCTAAGATCAACTCTCAAGTCCCTGCTTTCTGCTCGTCCTGTCCCCAAGGCCAAAGAGAAGATGGATAtatgcttgtttgtttgttttttattagtCCATCCCCTCATTCCCCCTGTAAAGCTGCAAGCCTCCCCCACTGCCCTTTCCAGGCTCCACTCACAGGAGCTCAGATCCCCACAAACACCCCACAGGCCTTCACCCCTGCTTGGAGGGAGATGCTGCACCCAAGGAGAGTGTGTCAGAGCCTGCCAGACCCCAGCTCCAACCTctctgccccagcaccctgctcagCTGCATTCTGGGCACTcacatccccagccccagctgggagggcagcagcatcctgcaatGCCACCGTCCCCAATACCACCTCCCATCCCGGTTCATCAGAGGACATGGCTGGCTGGTTTAATGATGCTCATACCCCTTGGAGATTTTATTGAACAAACAAGATTTTACaaggtttgttgggtttttttaagaaaggcaGATGCTCTCTTttgcataaaaaaattatttttgtcccAACTTTTCTCATTATGGGGTTGAATTTTGCCCTTACACACCCAACAAAGGTGCCAGGCACACTATGGCTTGATCCAGAGAATCCTGGGCACAAGGCTTGGGGATTGCCCAGGGAGGGACATCTAGGGACAAGGAAGGACCAGCTCACGGGGTGATCCTGGTGCACTGTTGGCCGCAGTTGATACCCACAAGGTGCAAAAAGCCTGTTCCCTGGGTGCCAGGGGGCCATCCTCATCCTGCACTGTGGGAGGcacagcaggaggcagaggacaGGAGGTGGTGGACACCATGGGGCATACCTGCCCATCTGCCCACCAGGAAGAAGGTGCCCACAGGCATccactcagcagcagctgtagAAGGGCAACTAAAGCAATTGACTCCTTGGGACAAATCTGGGCTAGAAACATGTGAGCTGCCCTGCAAGATGGGCAGgggtgatgggtgctggggggaacAGGGGTACACAGCAGTTGAGCAGGAGCAAAGGACTCAGAGGATCAGCCATGGCCTGGACAGTGTTGTAGATGTGCAACATCCCAGTTACTCATCCTCTCCATCTGCAAAGAAGATGAAACAAGGATTGCCTGACCACCTCCTCTCCAGGGTCCTGGGGCAACCTGGGAGCCCTGGCAGAATTTCCAGGTAGAGGGAAGGGGCCAGAGGAGAGGAGCTCTCCAAACCTGCtcacctctctgctcctccGAGT
The nucleotide sequence above comes from Heliangelus exortis chromosome 9, bHelExo1.hap1, whole genome shotgun sequence. Encoded proteins:
- the LOC139799875 gene encoding uncharacterized protein — translated: MPRTEWTTVPLLPQDKHRTGTSTPSISKSFLEPYGTAMLPSQEVTPGLDKATSPPESSTIISEDLDNTMKPAEAPASPATGISRGLPYADTEGVRMAAPPSADTTNASLAKVTFPSSTIGISEATEPGTSALSNTDHSTSQDPPVSSLQPPPSQLFGGAKPGTGEQLLPSYSTNPSTAGDELPAVTQPQAPALPLATPATVMDVTAAEHVPTTLFQALGSTSSELVAARREPSARAMADTTSLETKATQMGLPMGLSPYTVHDGPGGPSSGTSVHSTGSSLSQIPSADPGATMTEVAASGFTPVRHSVTMSLSPMGASGAKPDGAPQADAAPTSSLGGHGTGTRPATHLSSLVSNTPVSEAGMGTVSLASSNATTMLRDMRITLAVPKASDGHSQPGPIVCSAPLGTGVTPGPASAPSLQAGPQHRAAPGAERWSPSPAPGIGTAVPGTSEAARAVTAPVVL
- the MUC4 gene encoding mucin-4, yielding MSVSNTTGTSPATMPATNISTSNTTLSATSAIRETFTVSEATTAAPSAMTKATSSALFSAVTHNTAGGDQHPVLSPATPTPTIETTARSWHVLGPSPAAVVPGSPQPSLHGPAEEPVTDPSAAPSAGAAGGKEDGRVPSEPATGDTSPTTVTSHALGQAEITSPPSTTTFLGTSARGQNRVVTTGSTLTISLGSTMHTDAGSTVTAAPTAPVGPAKEVEGAPGTMPPGSPAATTSPATTPALAFGTQRGLVPAPGTSSHTTAGHRNPSPEPQPPLGLLMPAATLYPFGTEGGDQECIQRTVDFNSPLFKPEIGFPFGKSLRDALYFTDNGQIIFPPTDNYVPSNPNPPPQGFSGWEGLPTVAAFWDDADFSQGVGTTWYQEYSTLSSIQNPLVHDVEAKIEKYLKTPYIAKWTLKVTREKVPAYPSWQDDTRTNTYQAVLTTSGDHSFALLLYQDGGMRWNYTELAAGNVLIGFSSGDDYAQNNQLTQKPQAVKY